DNA from Leptospira bandrabouensis:
TGATTGTAATGCTGAAGGGATTAAACTTTCGAAAGCCATTCAATTAGACCAAGCTGAAGTTGTTTGGGACAAATGCATTCAAACCAATCCGAATGAAGTGGCCGTTCATTTAAACCGACTCCGTTTTTATTTTTTATTGGATGAATATGAGTTATTCAAACAAAAAGTTTCGAAAGAAGCACCTTCTCGATCATCCGTTACTTATACAACTGTCCTTAAAGAATTAGAAGTACGTTTGCGAAATGAAGAACGTGTGATTCTTCTGGATGCTTTATCCCGAGTGAAAGGTTGGGAATTATTTGCTTATGAAGAGTTGGCTAATTATTACTTACAAACAGGTAACTTTGCTTATGCGGAAGGTTATTTTAATCAAATTTTAGAAGTGGTTCCTTTTCACGAAAATGCTCTGTATGGAATGGCAGAGATTCAAGTGCAAAAATCCAACTGGTACAGTTTACTTGATTATGCAAAATCATTGGAAGTTGCCGCCAAAAAAAATAAGGAATTCCATTTTTATTTTTTAAAAGCAAATTATGAATTAGGGCGTTACGAAGAAGCTTTAAAATGGGCAGAATCTGCCCCTTCAACTGAAAAATCACAAATTAGTTTTTTAGAAATTTGGCGAGATACTTTACTAGTTTTAAAAGATTATCCTCGTTGGGATCATCTTTTGCCTTACTACCGTAAGGCGGTCGAAAATGGATACGCAGTTCCTGAGTCTGCTTTTTTTCCTACGTTATCCAAAGAAGGTAAGGATGTTCGCAAAGCGTCTCGTTCAGGAAGAAGCTAATTAAAATTTTTCCTGTAAAATAAACTTTAAACCTTAATCAATTTCCTGACACAAATTCCAAACTTTTTCAGCTTGCCTGAGTTTTAAAACATTATGCGTTCGAATGTAGGGAATTTTGTATCTTAACAAATGAAGTTCACAAGCCAAAGTGACAAATTCTCTTTCTGCAATTGGTAAATTTCCAAGTACGTTTCCGAGAAATGATTTTCTGGAAACTCCCACCATCAATTGCGGAAATTCTAATTTGAGAATTTCTAATTCTTGTAATACGCGAAAGGAAACCATTGGATTTTCACTTAAAAAAAATCCCATTCCTGGATCATAACAGAGAGATGATTCTGGGATGTCCATTGCCAGAAGTTCAGAACGTCGGTCCCTAAAAAAAGCCTGGATCTTTCGGATGACTTTTTCTGGTGTGAGATCTGACTTATTTTTCGCAATATTCCTGTTATGCGAATGCATGATGATTAGTTTTAGCTCTGGGTGTTTTTGAATCGCTGATTTTAAAAAACTGCGGTCACCTTCGTAGGTAAAACCTGTGATATCGTTAATACATCGCACTCCAGCTTCAATTCCCTTTTGTTGGACTGAAGGGCGAAAACTATCCAAGCTGATCCGAACCCCTTGGGGGACAAAGTAACGTATTACAGGTTCTACTCTTTGCCATTCTTCTTCTTCGGAAACAAGGCTGGCATTGATGTTTGAGGATTGTCCAGAGACATCCAACCAATCGGCACCTTCTTGGAGAAGTTTTCTTCCTTGTTCGATTGCATCGTCTGGGTTTAGGAATTTTCCCCCGTCACTAAATGAATCGGTGGTAATGTTTAAGATTCCGAAGATTTCGGCCATGTAGGAGTAGGATTCTCGGTAAAGCTGGTCCTAAAAGCCTTATTTTTCCCTTGGCAGAAAATTCCGATTAGCCGATACATAGGAGAGACGGCAGATGAAAAAACTCCTTACTTTCTTAATCATTTTGGCATTCCCACTTCTGGCTCAGCCTTTACCGAAAGTGAAAGATGTAAGGTTTTACCAGCCACTCAACACACAAAATGTGGAGTATAACCCCATCATTTCTCCCACAGGCAGATATCTGGTTTTCCAATCCAACAGGCCTGGTGGAGAAGGAGGGATGGACATTTGGGTTTCTGAAAACTTAAGTTTTCCTGACCGAATGAAATTGCCGGTTTGGTCACCACCCAAAAACTTTCGGGAACTCAACACATCCAATTTTGAAGGTATGTTTTCGATCCTCTTTGATGAAGAGGAAAAACCTTACGAACTGTATTTTACATCGGTTCGTGATAAAACCCAAGCAGACCCTAAAAAGAACCGTGAAGGTTATGACGGACTCAATATCTATTATACTAAAATCAACCAAAGAACAGGCCTTTGGTCCATTCCAGTTCATTTAAATGAAGTTAATTCGCATTTTGAAGACAAAATGCCTGCAGTTTCGCCTGATGGTTGTTCAATGGTATTTTCATCCAATCGACCTGGTGGACTGGGAGGATTTGACCTTTGGATTTCCAAACGAGAACCGATCACAGAAACTAAAGAAAAAAACCCAGATAAACCTACCATTCAATGTAGAGATGGAGTTTGGCAAAAACCTATTTCTATGGGAACTTTGATCAATACAAACGATGATGAAATTAGTCCTAGATACCATTGGGATGGATTACGTTTGTATTTTAGCTCCAACCGAGGAGATAAAAATCGTAAATTTAGTTTTTATTATAGTGAATATGATGAATCACAAAAAACTTTCGTTACCCCGGTTTTATTAGGATCTCCTTTTAATACCAAAGAACAATTGTCAGGTGAATCAACAGGATTTCCTTTTGATACTCCGGCAGATTATTCTACATATAGCCTTTGGGAAGAAAGTGATAACGAAGGAATCTCAGTCACTTTCGATGATTTGTGGTTTTATTTTTCTTCCAACAGGCCCGGTGGGGAAGGCCAATTCGATATCTATCGAACTATGGTTCCAGAAGACCTTCGTCGTAGTTATGAATTTCTATTTCGTGGGTTAGTTCTAGATGGATCGGAAGCAATTATGATTGGTCTCGATTCGACACTTAAAATTTACGATGATACAAGACCCATCCAAGTGATTACTTCTAAACGAATTGGTGGGGATCTTTCCATTGCCGATGCGGAAAACTTTCGCACTACAATCAAAACTGGAAAAGTTTACCGAGTGGAAGTGTCTTCACCTGGATTTCATCCTACAGAGTTACTTTTGGATTTAAGAGGGAACGTAGGAAAAGATAAGGAACAATATTCTCAAATTATCTTACAACCCATTCGACAGGCAAAAGACGAACGCCCTGATAAAACCATCCAAGGAATTCGTTTTATAGTGAAAGATAAAAAAACTGATTTGGTAATCCCGAATGCGATTTGTTATTATTTTGATGATCTCACAAGAAAAGGAAAATCCTTAGAATCCAAAGATGCTCATTTTGATTTGGAAAAATCGCCGACTATGGATTTTGAAATTTTGGTTAGGGCCAAAGGTTTTAAAGAAGAAACTTTCCTATTTGCAAAAGAGAAAATTTCTGGAATGGAAGGAAAAGATACCGTACTTTATCTAAGAAATCTAAATGATTTTGATAGTTTGTACAATACAATTATTTATTTCCCGTTCAATGAACGAACATTGAGTGATGAAGATAAGAAAAAATTGGATCTTTTTGCGGACTTCCTTATTCAACATAAAAATGAAAAAGTTGAAATTGGTGGACATACGGATAATATAGGGAATAAAGAATACAATATCAGTTTGAGTGAAGATAGAGCCATTTCCGTTTATCAATATCTTCGATTGAAAGGTGTTCCTAAGGAAAGAATGAAGGTACAAGCTTACCATTATTCTCAACCAATTTCGGAAAATGAAACAGAAGAAGGTCGTTCGCGTAATAGGCGCGTGAATTTCAAGAAGATAGACTAATATGATCAATCGCGTTAAAATTCATTTCGACCAAGAAAGAGATTACGTTCCTTTAGAAGCCGTACGTACTTTGCCCGAGTTTTTCAAACAGATGATGGGTGGAAATGGATTGTTTTTAAAAGGATACGACACTCCGATTCGAGTGAAGTTTAAAGGGGAAAGACCTGATGGTGCTCATATTTGGGAACTCGAAACCATTCCCGAACTAATTGAAACGATTTTTACGGTCCAGGCAACACCTAGTTTTCACGTAGAAGTGGATTATGAATTGATCAACCAAAAGGATAACTTACTTCTTGGTAAAATTATTGATCGTAGACAAACTTATACAACAAGACAAGATCCTAGAAATGAAAAGGTTCGAGGCAATGTAGTTGCTTCTAATTTTTTGGTCGCAAAAACGAATATCGACTTTTCCAAGCTAACGGGAGTGAGTTCACAGGTTATTTTATCTGATATTCAAAGAACTGTCCTTCGCGATTTCCCGCAATCTAAAGTAGTTTTTCTTTCGGTATCCATCCATAGCGATGAAATCGATTTGATGAAAGAACATAAAAAACCTATCTTTATTTTGGATACGGAAACTTTTGTTTCCTTTCCTTCAGAAGATGTATTTGATCCTAAAAAAACTTTTGAAGATGAGTTTTTGTTGGATGATAAAATTCAAGAATATAAAAAGAAAAAAATTGGTTCTTTTATCTATTATCCTTTGTTCATTCAAATGAAAGACATGCATTTCTTTGCATATCTCTCTCTTGAAACAGAGAGAACTGGGATTCCAGAAGTGGTTTTAGATCTCTTTAAAGAGGTTGAACGTACGTTTCAGGAAAGAATCATGGATTCAAATACCCATATTCTTGAAATCAGACAAAACGTACTAAACGTTTCCCGAGGTGGAGTTGCCTTGGAAGTTAACGATATGGAAATTATCAAAGCATTGAAAGTGAAACCTACATTTACTTTAGATATCAATTTCAAATTGCAGGCACCGATTCGAATGGCAGTAGAATTACGTCATTTAGAAGAGGTGAATGATTATTTTAGATTGGGTGGAAGAATCACAGGTGTCAGCGGCGATAAAAAAGCCAAAGAGATTTACCATAGTCTTATTGAATTTTTCGGCTGATCTTACTTAGGTTCAGGTTCCAGGGGCCATATATTGAAAGAGCAAAAACTAACAACAGAAAACTATAAGGGCACTAGGGATTTTTATCCTGAAGATATGCGCCTTCGCAATTATTTATTTTCCGTGATGAAAGACGTCGTCAGATCCTACGGATATGAAGAATACGATGGTCCAATGGTGGAATCTTTGGATCTCTATCGGGCCAAAACTGGGGAAGAAATTGTAGGAAAACAAATTTATAATTTCATTGATAAGGGCGACCGCGAAGTTGCAATTCGACCTGAAATGACACCAACAGTTGCAAGGATGGTGGCAAAAAAACTGAGAGACCTTCCACGCCCCATTCGTTGGTTTTCAATCCCAAATCTTTGGAGATACGAACAACCAGGGCATGGCCGACTTCGTGAACATTGGCAATTAAATGTAGATATGTTTGGCGTAACGAGTCAAAGAGCAGAGTTAGAAATTTTATCTTTGGCTTGTGATATTCTTTTTGCATTTGGTGCTCCACGGAACAGTTTTAAAGTAACAATTTCTCATAGGTCACTTCTCGATGAATTTTTGTTAGACGGTCTAAAGGTAAGCCCTAATCAAGCCCATGAAGTATCTAAAATTTTAGACAAAAAAAATAAAATTACAGAAGAGGAATATACGACCCTCGTTTCCAAAACCATTGCTAATGATCCAACGGCCGTTTCAAAAATAAATTTGTTTCTTGCGGCAACTGCAGATTCACTTGATCAAATTCCTGGAATCAAAGAAGAAACAAGAAAAACAATTCAAACTTTGTTTGGAGATTTAAAAACAATTGGATTAGACGATATTGTGTTTTTTGATCCTTCCGTAGTAAGAGGATTTGATTATTATACTGGTTTTATATTTGAAATTTTTGATACATCTCCACAAAACAAACGTTCGTTATATGGTGGTGGGAGATACGATAATTTGATCGGCCTTTTTTCCAATGAAGAACTTTCTGGAATTGGATTTGGGCTCGGTGATGTAACCCTACAGAATTTTTTAACCGCACATAATTTGTTACCAAAATTTGCTAATGATGCAACGGTTTACATTCCTCTTTTGGATGAGTCTTCTTTTTCTGAGAATCATAACTTTGCAAAAGAGTTAAGAAAAGAAAAGATTGCCACCGAGGTTTCTTTAGTTTCTCAAAAAATGGGAAAACAACTTTCCTATGCAGAAAAAAAAGGATACCGTTGGATATTACTCCGTGGTGAAGACGAAATTAAAGCGGGTACTGTGACTTTAAAAGATATGGCCACTAGGAACCAATGGACTTTTTCATTTTCGGAAGCACTTCATAAGATCAAAGAAGAGCTTTCTAAATGAATTTGATTTCTTCTATTGACTTAAAGTTTTCGATTTGGATCCAAAAAAATCTCCACCATCCACGTTTGAGTTGGGTATTGTCTCGGGTCAACCGTGGAGAAATGTTTGCATTGGTATTGTTGCCACTTATGTTTTTAAGTGATTTATACAAACCAGTTTATTTTAGTTTGCCATTTGTATTGGTTTTTACCTATCTTACGGATCGTTTAGTTTTAGTTTTAAAAAAATACTTCGCTAGAAAACGTCCACTAGTTAGTGTTATGGGAAAAGTGGATTCAAATCCTGATATGAAACATTCGTTTCCTTCAGCACATAGTGCAAATTCCATTGTGGTATCAACTATATTGGTTTTTGCATTTCACGAAACTCCGTATTTCTTTTTCTTTAGTTTGTTTGCTGGTGTTGGTAGGTTAATTACATTACACCATTTTGTGAGTGATATTGTGGGAGGATGGGTCATTGGTTTTGGAATAGGACTCATTGCAGTTTTAATTCATTATTATTTTTGGACTTATTGTGTAACTTTATGAAACAGATTGGATACTTTATTTCATTTTTAATCGTTTATTTGTTTTATTTTCCATTTAAGGTTCTTCCATATAAATGGTGTTTGGCGTATGGAATCTTTTTAACCAACCTTATTTATCCCCTTGATAAAAAACACAGAAAGGTTGCTGCTGATAATATTCGATTTGCGTTTCCTACTTATACCGAAGAACAAATTTTAAACTTAGTAAAGGCTCATTATCGTCATTTGGGTATCCTTCTTGCACATACGCTTTGGGCACCACGGATGACTAAAAAATGGTTAGATGAAAATTTAGTCATCGATGATGAGAGTTTAAAAATTGAAGAAGAAACTAAAAAACAAGGAGTCGGAGTGATTTTGATTTCGGGTCACTTTGGTACTTGGGAAATTTTAGTTCAGTTTTTAGGAATTCGTATGAAGGGTGGAGGGATTTACAAAAAGGTGAGAAATCCTTTTGTGGATCAGTTGCTTCGTCGTATGCGTACTAAAAATGGAGTTGTCCTAGTTCCCGTTGAAGAATCAACGCAAGTGATTAAACTTCTTAAACAAGGATATTGGATTGGTTTTGGTGCCGATCAAAATGCTGGCAAAGCAGGAATTTTTGTTCCGTTTATGAACAGACAAGCTTCTACTTTTGTCGGCCCTGCACTTATGGCCTACTTAACTGGCGCTAAAATGTTATATTATTCTGTGTTAGCCGGTGAAAATGGGAAGGTAATTGTTCGAGTAAAGGATTTGGGTTTTGTTGATAAAAAACTTTATCCTTCCAAAGACGATGTGATTCGACATTATACAGAACTTTGGACGAAAACTTTAGAAGAAGAAGTGAAGTTGTTTCCGGAGCAGTACTTTTGGGTCCACCGTCGATGGAGAACCCAACCGCAAGTCACAGCAAACAAATAGAAGTTGAAAGATTAGAAATCTAAAAAATAAAAGTCTAATCTTTCAAATGACAATCTCAAATCTCGGAGTTATTCTCCGAGAAGTGCAAGTGTTGGTTTGTGACGAATGGAACCATTTTCCGCAATCATACATGCATTGATGATTTCGTCTTCTAAGTTGATATTGAACTGTTTTTCTTTGTTCACAAAAAGTTTTAGAAAGTTCACAATGTTCTTTGCATACATTTTACTTGCATCCATTG
Protein-coding regions in this window:
- a CDS encoding tetratricopeptide repeat protein, whose protein sequence is MKFRILNILYFSFILFLLGCRYPIAKQDELESDSLFLEITGSPATDCNAEGIKLSKAIQLDQAEVVWDKCIQTNPNEVAVHLNRLRFYFLLDEYELFKQKVSKEAPSRSSVTYTTVLKELEVRLRNEERVILLDALSRVKGWELFAYEELANYYLQTGNFAYAEGYFNQILEVVPFHENALYGMAEIQVQKSNWYSLLDYAKSLEVAAKKNKEFHFYFLKANYELGRYEEALKWAESAPSTEKSQISFLEIWRDTLLVLKDYPRWDHLLPYYRKAVENGYAVPESAFFPTLSKEGKDVRKASRSGRS
- the folP gene encoding dihydropteroate synthase, encoding MAEIFGILNITTDSFSDGGKFLNPDDAIEQGRKLLQEGADWLDVSGQSSNINASLVSEEEEWQRVEPVIRYFVPQGVRISLDSFRPSVQQKGIEAGVRCINDITGFTYEGDRSFLKSAIQKHPELKLIIMHSHNRNIAKNKSDLTPEKVIRKIQAFFRDRRSELLAMDIPESSLCYDPGMGFFLSENPMVSFRVLQELEILKLEFPQLMVGVSRKSFLGNVLGNLPIAEREFVTLACELHLLRYKIPYIRTHNVLKLRQAEKVWNLCQEID
- a CDS encoding OmpA family protein — its product is MKKLLTFLIILAFPLLAQPLPKVKDVRFYQPLNTQNVEYNPIISPTGRYLVFQSNRPGGEGGMDIWVSENLSFPDRMKLPVWSPPKNFRELNTSNFEGMFSILFDEEEKPYELYFTSVRDKTQADPKKNREGYDGLNIYYTKINQRTGLWSIPVHLNEVNSHFEDKMPAVSPDGCSMVFSSNRPGGLGGFDLWISKREPITETKEKNPDKPTIQCRDGVWQKPISMGTLINTNDDEISPRYHWDGLRLYFSSNRGDKNRKFSFYYSEYDESQKTFVTPVLLGSPFNTKEQLSGESTGFPFDTPADYSTYSLWEESDNEGISVTFDDLWFYFSSNRPGGEGQFDIYRTMVPEDLRRSYEFLFRGLVLDGSEAIMIGLDSTLKIYDDTRPIQVITSKRIGGDLSIADAENFRTTIKTGKVYRVEVSSPGFHPTELLLDLRGNVGKDKEQYSQIILQPIRQAKDERPDKTIQGIRFIVKDKKTDLVIPNAICYYFDDLTRKGKSLESKDAHFDLEKSPTMDFEILVRAKGFKEETFLFAKEKISGMEGKDTVLYLRNLNDFDSLYNTIIYFPFNERTLSDEDKKKLDLFADFLIQHKNEKVEIGGHTDNIGNKEYNISLSEDRAISVYQYLRLKGVPKERMKVQAYHYSQPISENETEEGRSRNRRVNFKKID
- a CDS encoding DUF1577 domain-containing protein, with the protein product MINRVKIHFDQERDYVPLEAVRTLPEFFKQMMGGNGLFLKGYDTPIRVKFKGERPDGAHIWELETIPELIETIFTVQATPSFHVEVDYELINQKDNLLLGKIIDRRQTYTTRQDPRNEKVRGNVVASNFLVAKTNIDFSKLTGVSSQVILSDIQRTVLRDFPQSKVVFLSVSIHSDEIDLMKEHKKPIFILDTETFVSFPSEDVFDPKKTFEDEFLLDDKIQEYKKKKIGSFIYYPLFIQMKDMHFFAYLSLETERTGIPEVVLDLFKEVERTFQERIMDSNTHILEIRQNVLNVSRGGVALEVNDMEIIKALKVKPTFTLDINFKLQAPIRMAVELRHLEEVNDYFRLGGRITGVSGDKKAKEIYHSLIEFFG
- the hisS gene encoding histidine--tRNA ligase; translated protein: MKEQKLTTENYKGTRDFYPEDMRLRNYLFSVMKDVVRSYGYEEYDGPMVESLDLYRAKTGEEIVGKQIYNFIDKGDREVAIRPEMTPTVARMVAKKLRDLPRPIRWFSIPNLWRYEQPGHGRLREHWQLNVDMFGVTSQRAELEILSLACDILFAFGAPRNSFKVTISHRSLLDEFLLDGLKVSPNQAHEVSKILDKKNKITEEEYTTLVSKTIANDPTAVSKINLFLAATADSLDQIPGIKEETRKTIQTLFGDLKTIGLDDIVFFDPSVVRGFDYYTGFIFEIFDTSPQNKRSLYGGGRYDNLIGLFSNEELSGIGFGLGDVTLQNFLTAHNLLPKFANDATVYIPLLDESSFSENHNFAKELRKEKIATEVSLVSQKMGKQLSYAEKKGYRWILLRGEDEIKAGTVTLKDMATRNQWTFSFSEALHKIKEELSK
- a CDS encoding phosphatase PAP2 family protein, whose translation is MNLISSIDLKFSIWIQKNLHHPRLSWVLSRVNRGEMFALVLLPLMFLSDLYKPVYFSLPFVLVFTYLTDRLVLVLKKYFARKRPLVSVMGKVDSNPDMKHSFPSAHSANSIVVSTILVFAFHETPYFFFFSLFAGVGRLITLHHFVSDIVGGWVIGFGIGLIAVLIHYYFWTYCVTL
- a CDS encoding lysophospholipid acyltransferase family protein translates to MKQIGYFISFLIVYLFYFPFKVLPYKWCLAYGIFLTNLIYPLDKKHRKVAADNIRFAFPTYTEEQILNLVKAHYRHLGILLAHTLWAPRMTKKWLDENLVIDDESLKIEEETKKQGVGVILISGHFGTWEILVQFLGIRMKGGGIYKKVRNPFVDQLLRRMRTKNGVVLVPVEESTQVIKLLKQGYWIGFGADQNAGKAGIFVPFMNRQASTFVGPALMAYLTGAKMLYYSVLAGENGKVIVRVKDLGFVDKKLYPSKDDVIRHYTELWTKTLEEEVKLFPEQYFWVHRRWRTQPQVTANK